DNA sequence from the Rhizobium lusitanum genome:
CCCTTGGATTTGCGGTCCTTGGTCATATAGGCAAGGCCGGAGCCGATCGCGGCGTGAACGTCATGCGCCGGCACGGATTGCCCGTTGACGATGACCTCGCCGGCGACACGCGAGCGCAACCCGACCACCGCTTCCATCAGCTCCGTGCGCCCGGACCCAATCATGCCGGAAAAGCCTAGGATCTCGCCCTTGCGCACCTCAAAGCTCGCATCTTGGACATAGCCCGTCGAAACCGAGTTGACGCTGAGCACAATCTCTTCATCGACGTCAGGTTCATGCTTGGCGGGATAGAGGCTGGAAAGCTCGCGCCCGACCATCAACTGGGCAATCGATTCACCATCGAGCAGCGATGTCGGCGATGTCTTCACCCATTGGCCATCGCGCAGGACCGTAACCCGGTCCGTCAGCTCCATGACCTCATCGAGCTTGTGGGAGACGAAGACGAAGCTCGTCCCCTGGTCGCGCAGCTTGCGCACCTGCTTGAACAGGAAGTTGGTTTCCTCCCGCGACAGCACGGCGGTCGGTTCGTCCATGAAGACGATGCGCGCGTTGCGGCTAATCGCCTTGGCGATCTCGACCATCTGCTTGTCGGCGATCGACAGTGTGCCGATCATGGCATTCTCATCGACATGCGAACCGAGGAGGTCAAGGACGCGCCGCGTTTCCGCCCGCATATGCTTGCGGTCGAGCACGCCGAAATGCGTGACCTCGCGGCCAAGAAACAGGCTCTCGGTGACGGTCAGATGTTCGGCAAGATTGAATTCCTGATGGATGATGACGATGCCGAGCGCTTCGGCGGCGCCATTCGGCGGCAGCTTCACAGGCTTGCCGTCGAGCAAGATCTCGCCGGAGCTTGGCTGCTCGAAACCGGAAAGGACCTTGACGAGCGTCGACTTGCCGGCGCCGTTCTCCCCCATGAGCGCATGGATCTCGCCGGCCCGAAGATCGAAATTGACGCTGAACAAAACCTGCACGCCACTGAAGGACTTGCAAATTCGCCTCGCGGACAGCACCACCGCGCTATCGACGGCCTCCGAACCCATCACTTCCTCCCTGTGGCTCCACCCACTTTCCATGCTATGTAAACCTTTACATATGGCATGTAAAGGTTTACATCGGTTGATATTGCACAATTCTTCACGGTCGCCTTTGACCTCCACGGAAGTCTGTGTAGTGTCCGGTCCGAGACGAGACCCAAGGCAGAGCGCAGTGTCGAATTCCACGCCCGCAACCATCGAAGACGTCGCCCGAATTGCCAATGTTTCGATCGCAACGGTCTCCCGGGCCATCCATATGCCGGAGAAAGTCGCAAACTCGACGCGGCTGAAGGTCAACCAGGCGATTGCCGTCACCGGTTACACGACCAACGCCATGGCGCGCAGTCTGCGGCTCGGACGGTCGAACATGATTCTGGTCGTAGCACCCGATATCGGCGATCCCAATTTCTCCAATATCCTCATCGGACTGGAAAATGAGGCGCGTTCGCACGGCTACGGCATCCTGATCGGCCACACGCAGAACGACGCCCAGCGCGGGTTGGAATATCTGAAATTCCTGAATTCCAACCAGGCGGCGGGACTAATCCTGTTCACCGGCATCCTGCCCTTCGGACACCAGACGATGACGGCGCGTCTACCGCCGAGCGTCGGCGTCTTCGAGCCGGTCTTCAACGGCGGCATTCCCTATGTCGGCGTCGACGATATCGCCGGAGCCCGCAAGGCAGTTGACCTCCTGATCGCAGAAGGCCACCGGAAGATTGCCTTCATCGGCGATTCTCGCACTCGTCTCGCCTATAGCCGGCGGCGCATGGGCTATGAGGCCGGGATGGACGCCGCCGAGATCGGCACCGAGCTCCGCATCCTCTTCGAAGGCGACGGCACCATCGAGAGCGGACGACTGGCCGTCGAGCAGCTTTTCATGCGCGACACGCTGCCGACGGCTTTCATGTGTGTCAACGATCAGACCGCCATCGGCGTGATGATCGGGCTGAAAGCACGCGGCTACGACATTCCAAGAGATTTCTCAGTGACCGGCTTCGACGATGTGCCGCAGGCCGTGTTCATGACGCCGTCGCTGACGACCATCCGGCAGCCCCGCACCGCTATCGGCAAGCATGCTATGGCGCTCCTGCTCGAGCTCCTGTCGGACGGCCAGCCCCCCGAGGCGGAAATCCTGCTGCTGCCCGATCTGGTGGTCCGCAACTCTGTCTCGGCACCGTCGCGTATCAGGCGATAGGGATGCGTAGCGATGCCGCTCGGTAGGATCACTCTTTATGTCCGCGATGTGGAAGCGACGATCGGCTTTTACGAGAAGCATTTTGGCTTCAAGCCACTCAGGCTCGAAGGCGATCGGATTATCGAGCTGCTGGCGCAGGATGGTGGCGCCAATCTGATGATCCATCCGCGGGAAAGGCCCAAAAGATGGGCCAAGTGCTGGTGAAACTGGGCTTCGACGTGGAGGATGTCGAAGCATTCCGCGCCAAATGCGCTGCCGAGGGGCTTGAATTCGGACCTTTGCATCAGGCAGACGGCTATGTGTTCGCCAATGCCAAGGACCCCTCCGGAAACCCCATAGCGATTTCCAGCCGCGCATTCAGGCGGTAGCTCGGGAGGCGACAAACCATCGCCTCCCTGATTTCATCGATCAAACGTAACGATTGACAACGTTTTCCAACAGCTCTTGCTTGCCGGACTTCGGCTGCGGGTTGATGTCCTTGGCCTCAACCCATTCTGCGATCTGGTCGAGCGAGTATTCGCCGCGAAGCAGCTTCTGGCTTTCAGCCGAATCCCAACCGGCGTAACGGTCGGCGAGCGGCTGCGACAGGGCCTTGTCCTCGATCATCTTGGCGGCTGCCTTCAGACCACGGGCGCAGCAATCCATACCGCCGATGTGACCAATCAGCAGGTCTGCCGGGTCGAGCGACTGACGACGCAGCTTGGAATCGAAATTGGTGCCGCCGCTCTTGAAGCCGCCGCCTGCCAGAACCTGGTAGTAGGCCAGCGTCATTTCCGGAACGTTGTTCGGGAACTGGTCGGTATCCCAGCCGGACTGGTAGTCGTTGCGGTTCATGTCGATCGAGCCGAAGATGCCGAGCGCGTTTGCAAGCGCCAGCTCGTGCTCGAAGGAATGGCCGGCGAGGATCGCGTGGCCCTGCTCGATGTTGACCTGTACCTCGTTTTCGAGGCCGTTCTTCTTCAGGAAGCCGTAAACCGTCGCGACGTCATAGTCGTACTGATGCTTGGTCGGCTCCTGCGGCTTCGGCTCGATCAGGATCGCGCCCTTGAAGCCGATCTTGTGCTTGTACTCGACCACGAGGTTGAGGAAGCGGCCCATCTGATCCAGTTCGCGCGTCAGGTCGGTGTTGAGCAGGGTTTCATAGCCTTCGCGGCCGCCCCAGAGAACGTAGTTCTCGCCGCCGAGCTTATGCGTCGCGTCCATGCAGGTCTTCACGGTCGCAGCCGAGAAGGCGAAGACATCCGGATCCGGATTGGTCGCGGCACCCGACATGAAGCGGCGGTTGGAGAAGAGGTTCGCCGTACCCCACAAAAGCTTGACGCCGGTCTCGGCCTGCTTCTGGGCGAAGTAGTCGACGATCTCGTTGAGGTTCTTGGTGTTCTCGGCGAAATTCTTGCCTTCCGGACGCACGTCGGCGTCGTGGAAGCAGTAATAGGGCGAACCGAGCAGAGTGAAGAATTCAAAGGCGACGTCAGCCTTCAGCTTGGCGGCTGCCATCGTGTCTTCGAACCAGGGACGCAGGAAGGTCTGGCCGCCGAAGGGGTCGCCGCCCGGCCAGGTGAAGGTGTGCCAGTAGGCAACGGCAAAACGCAGATGATCTTCCATGCGCTTGCCGAAAACCACTTCGTCCTTGTTGTAATGACGGAAGGCCAGCGGATTGGTGCTGTCGGGGCCTTCGTATTTTACCTTGGCGATATCGCCGAAAAATCCGGTGCTCATGTCCTGTCTCCTTGGAATGAAATTTGATCTTGGTTGATTATTTCAATGCGCACTCAACGGCTTAATCGCCGGGTAAAGCGCGCGGTAACGCTTGTAAGCATCCTCGTAGGCGCCGGTCAGCGCCGTAACCGGCTCGATCGTGCCGGCCGTTTCCGGGGTTGAGCACACCGCGACCGGATCGGCACCCGTAGCCGCGATGAGGCCGAGACGAGCGG
Encoded proteins:
- a CDS encoding sugar ABC transporter ATP-binding protein translates to MGSEAVDSAVVLSARRICKSFSGVQVLFSVNFDLRAGEIHALMGENGAGKSTLVKVLSGFEQPSSGEILLDGKPVKLPPNGAAEALGIVIIHQEFNLAEHLTVTESLFLGREVTHFGVLDRKHMRAETRRVLDLLGSHVDENAMIGTLSIADKQMVEIAKAISRNARIVFMDEPTAVLSREETNFLFKQVRKLRDQGTSFVFVSHKLDEVMELTDRVTVLRDGQWVKTSPTSLLDGESIAQLMVGRELSSLYPAKHEPDVDEEIVLSVNSVSTGYVQDASFEVRKGEILGFSGMIGSGRTELMEAVVGLRSRVAGEVIVNGQSVPAHDVHAAIGSGLAYMTKDRKSKGLLLNSGMTANLTLQSLDRHGKFGYLSAASEADALTRARRRFDIRVRDGNIVAGRMSGGNQQKLLLAKVMETEPQIIIIDEPTRGIDVGTKQQIYHFISALARDGHSIIVVSSEMPEVIGLCTRVAVMREGRIVGVLEGEEISEQEIMRYAAGLKKKAAA
- a CDS encoding LacI family DNA-binding transcriptional regulator, with translation MSNSTPATIEDVARIANVSIATVSRAIHMPEKVANSTRLKVNQAIAVTGYTTNAMARSLRLGRSNMILVVAPDIGDPNFSNILIGLENEARSHGYGILIGHTQNDAQRGLEYLKFLNSNQAAGLILFTGILPFGHQTMTARLPPSVGVFEPVFNGGIPYVGVDDIAGARKAVDLLIAEGHRKIAFIGDSRTRLAYSRRRMGYEAGMDAAEIGTELRILFEGDGTIESGRLAVEQLFMRDTLPTAFMCVNDQTAIGVMIGLKARGYDIPRDFSVTGFDDVPQAVFMTPSLTTIRQPRTAIGKHAMALLLELLSDGQPPEAEILLLPDLVVRNSVSAPSRIRR
- the xylA gene encoding xylose isomerase; its protein translation is MSTGFFGDIAKVKYEGPDSTNPLAFRHYNKDEVVFGKRMEDHLRFAVAYWHTFTWPGGDPFGGQTFLRPWFEDTMAAAKLKADVAFEFFTLLGSPYYCFHDADVRPEGKNFAENTKNLNEIVDYFAQKQAETGVKLLWGTANLFSNRRFMSGAATNPDPDVFAFSAATVKTCMDATHKLGGENYVLWGGREGYETLLNTDLTRELDQMGRFLNLVVEYKHKIGFKGAILIEPKPQEPTKHQYDYDVATVYGFLKKNGLENEVQVNIEQGHAILAGHSFEHELALANALGIFGSIDMNRNDYQSGWDTDQFPNNVPEMTLAYYQVLAGGGFKSGGTNFDSKLRRQSLDPADLLIGHIGGMDCCARGLKAAAKMIEDKALSQPLADRYAGWDSAESQKLLRGEYSLDQIAEWVEAKDINPQPKSGKQELLENVVNRYV